One Kitasatospora sp. NBC_01266 genomic window carries:
- a CDS encoding nuclear transport factor 2 family protein yields MTIAIAKLSDPTVRALVAAINDNDRAAFLALLTEGATMSDDGSDRDLQQWIDKEIFSSRGHMEVQTESDGGRALIANFRNETWGEMRTAWRFTVENGRISRFETGQA; encoded by the coding sequence ATGACCATCGCCATCGCCAAGCTCTCCGACCCGACCGTCCGCGCCCTGGTGGCGGCGATCAACGACAACGACCGCGCCGCCTTCCTGGCGCTGCTCACCGAGGGCGCGACGATGTCCGACGACGGCTCGGACCGCGACCTGCAGCAGTGGATCGACAAGGAGATCTTCTCCTCGCGCGGCCACATGGAGGTGCAGACCGAGTCGGACGGCGGCCGGGCGCTGATCGCCAACTTCCGCAACGAGACCTGGGGCGAGATGCGCACCGCCTGGCGGTTCACCGTCGAGAACGGCAGGATCAGCCGGTTCGAGACCGGCCAGGCGTGA
- a CDS encoding fumarate hydratase, which produces MAPTPDFAYSDLLPLGTDPTPYRKLTSEGVSTFEADGRRFLKVEPEALRLLTAEAMHDISHYLRPAHLAQLRRILDDPEASPNDRFVALDLLKNVNISAGGILPMCQDTGTAIVMGKRGQHVLTQGGDEAAIARGVFDAYTKLNLRYSQMAPLTMWDEKNTGSNLPAQIELYATDGDAYKFLFMAKGGGSANKSYLYQETKAILNEKSMLSFLEQKIRGLGTAACPPYHLAIVVGGTSAEFALKTAKYASAHYLDQLPTSGDAATGHGFRDLELEAKVFELTQKIGIGAQFGGKYFCHDVRVIRLPRHGASLPVAMAVSCSADRQALGKITAEGVFLEQLETDPAKYLPETTDDHLDDSVVRVDLNQPMSDIRAELSKHPVKTRLSLTGTLVVARDIAHAKIKERLDAGEGMPQYLKDHPVYYAGPAKTPEGFASGSFGPTTAGRMDSYVDQFQAAGGSMVMLAKGNRSKQVTQACAAHGGFYLGSIGGPAARLAQDCIKKVEVLEYAELGMEAVWRIEVEDFPAFIVVDDKGNDFFAEVTDGPLITSIRVRS; this is translated from the coding sequence ATGGCACCCACGCCAGACTTCGCCTACTCCGACCTCCTCCCGCTCGGGACCGACCCCACCCCGTACCGAAAGCTGACCTCCGAGGGCGTCAGCACCTTCGAGGCGGACGGGCGGCGCTTCCTGAAGGTCGAGCCCGAGGCCCTGCGGCTGCTCACCGCCGAGGCGATGCACGACATCTCGCACTACCTGCGCCCCGCGCACCTGGCCCAGCTGCGCCGGATCCTGGACGACCCCGAGGCCAGCCCGAACGACCGCTTCGTCGCGCTGGACCTGCTGAAGAACGTCAACATCTCGGCCGGCGGCATCCTGCCGATGTGCCAGGACACCGGCACCGCCATCGTGATGGGCAAGCGCGGGCAGCACGTGCTGACGCAGGGCGGCGACGAGGCGGCCATCGCGCGCGGCGTCTTCGACGCGTACACCAAGCTCAACCTGCGCTACTCGCAGATGGCCCCGCTGACCATGTGGGACGAGAAGAACACCGGCTCCAACCTGCCGGCCCAGATCGAGCTCTACGCGACCGACGGCGACGCGTACAAGTTCCTCTTCATGGCCAAGGGCGGCGGCAGCGCCAACAAGTCGTACCTGTACCAGGAGACCAAGGCGATTCTCAACGAGAAGAGCATGCTCTCCTTCCTGGAGCAGAAGATCCGCGGACTCGGCACCGCCGCCTGCCCGCCGTACCACCTGGCCATCGTGGTCGGCGGCACCAGCGCCGAGTTCGCGCTGAAGACCGCCAAGTACGCCTCCGCGCACTACCTGGACCAGCTGCCGACCAGCGGCGACGCGGCCACCGGGCACGGCTTCCGGGACCTGGAGCTGGAGGCCAAGGTCTTCGAGCTGACCCAGAAGATCGGCATCGGCGCCCAGTTCGGCGGCAAGTACTTCTGCCACGACGTGCGGGTGATCCGACTGCCCCGGCACGGCGCCTCGCTGCCGGTCGCGATGGCCGTCTCCTGCTCGGCCGACCGCCAGGCGCTCGGCAAGATCACGGCCGAGGGCGTCTTCCTGGAGCAGCTGGAGACCGACCCGGCCAAGTACCTGCCGGAGACCACGGACGACCACCTGGACGACTCCGTGGTGCGGGTCGACCTCAACCAGCCGATGTCGGACATCCGCGCCGAGCTGTCCAAGCACCCGGTCAAGACCCGCCTGTCGCTGACCGGCACCCTGGTGGTGGCCCGCGACATCGCGCACGCCAAGATCAAGGAGCGGCTGGACGCCGGCGAGGGCATGCCGCAGTACCTCAAGGACCACCCGGTCTACTACGCCGGTCCGGCCAAGACCCCCGAGGGCTTCGCCTCCGGCTCCTTCGGCCCCACCACGGCGGGCCGGATGGACTCCTACGTCGACCAGTTCCAGGCGGCCGGCGGCTCGATGGTGATGCTCGCCAAGGGCAACCGCTCCAAGCAGGTCACCCAGGCCTGCGCCGCCCACGGCGGTTTCTACCTCGGCTCGATCGGCGGTCCCGCGGCCCGGCTGGCCCAGGACTGCATCAAGAAGGTCGAGGTGCTGGAGTACGCCGAGCTGGGCATGGAGGCGGTCTGGCGGATCGAGGTCGAGGACTTCCCGGCGTTCATCGTGGTGGACGACAAGGGCAACGACTTCTTCGCCGAGGTGACCGACGGCCCGCTGATCACCAGCATCCGGGTCCGCTCGTAG
- a CDS encoding DUF1707 SHOCT-like domain-containing protein, which translates to MENSPSPEPSDQSRAARPIPLRKADPASAAQPERRVAEAELRASDADRERIAELLRDAYAEGRLSMDEHAERIDAAYNAKTLGELAPLTRDLPAHRPVTPGTERPAAPASQLPPARQEPANMVAIFSGAARKGRWRVGSHIKATVIFGGAELDLTDAVFESPEVVIEIHAIFGGVTIRVPENVTLVGGGVGIFGAFDIREQVAPDPYAPVVRIKGTAIFSGCEAKARRGKKIKEWVRKQLDS; encoded by the coding sequence GTGGAGAACTCGCCGTCACCTGAGCCGTCCGACCAGTCCCGCGCCGCGCGGCCGATCCCGCTGCGCAAGGCCGACCCCGCGTCGGCGGCCCAGCCGGAGCGTCGGGTCGCCGAGGCCGAGCTGCGCGCCTCCGACGCCGACCGGGAGCGGATCGCCGAGCTGCTGCGCGATGCCTACGCCGAGGGCCGGCTGAGCATGGACGAGCACGCCGAGCGGATCGATGCGGCGTACAACGCCAAGACCCTGGGCGAACTGGCCCCGCTCACCCGTGACCTGCCGGCCCACCGGCCGGTCACCCCCGGCACCGAGCGGCCCGCGGCGCCCGCCTCGCAGCTGCCGCCGGCCCGGCAGGAGCCGGCCAACATGGTGGCGATCTTCAGCGGCGCGGCGCGCAAGGGGCGCTGGCGGGTCGGCTCGCACATCAAGGCGACCGTGATCTTCGGCGGGGCCGAACTGGACCTGACGGACGCCGTCTTCGAGTCGCCGGAGGTGGTGATCGAGATCCACGCGATCTTCGGCGGGGTCACGATCCGGGTGCCGGAGAACGTCACCCTGGTCGGCGGCGGCGTCGGCATCTTCGGCGCCTTCGACATCCGCGAGCAGGTCGCGCCGGACCCGTACGCGCCGGTGGTGCGGATCAAGGGCACGGCGATCTTCAGCGGCTGCGAGGCGAAGGCGCGCCGGGGCAAGAAGATCAAGGAGTGGGTGCGCAAGCAGCTCGACAGCTGA
- a CDS encoding WhiB family transcriptional regulator, which yields MSAPASVRLDHLEENPWHTGAACRRDEAGLFFAPSKEPTAARLAREEHAKRVCARCPVLLSCREHALAQPEPYGVWGGLTAAERRVVLARRRRREVELRAEAQLVSGQRGPGRRVVAEPGRIAG from the coding sequence TTGAGCGCTCCCGCGAGTGTGCGGCTCGACCACCTGGAGGAGAATCCCTGGCACACCGGCGCGGCCTGCCGCCGGGACGAGGCCGGGCTGTTCTTCGCCCCGTCCAAGGAGCCGACGGCCGCCCGGCTGGCCCGCGAGGAGCACGCCAAGCGGGTCTGCGCCCGCTGCCCGGTGCTGCTCTCCTGCCGCGAGCACGCGCTGGCCCAGCCGGAGCCGTACGGCGTGTGGGGCGGGCTGACGGCGGCGGAGCGGCGGGTGGTGCTGGCCCGGCGGCGGCGCCGCGAGGTCGAGCTGCGGGCCGAGGCCCAGCTGGTGTCCGGTCAGCGCGGCCCCGGGCGCCGGGTGGTCGCCGAGCCGGGGCGGATAGCCGGCTGA